GCTTGAGCACCTCTCCGGAGGCCCCGAGGCGCGAAAAGACGGGCCCGATCGTAAAAATGCCCACCGCCGTAATCAGCGCAGCAAAGGGCACGCCGAGGAGCAAGGTCTGTGTGGTGAGTTGTGCGGCCTTCTTGTGATCTCTTTCGCCTATCGCGTGCGCCACAAGTGGCATGGCTCCGCTGCCTAATCCGCGGATGAGGAACACGAGGAGCATGACCACCGGGAAGGTAAAGGAAATCGCGGCGAGCGCCTCGGTACCGAGCCTGGAGACAAACCACGCATTGGTAAGCTGGTACGTAGTCAGGGCAAACGTACCGGCGAGCATGGGCACAGCCATACCGATGATTGTTTTTGACACGCTCTTGTCGACAAGCTTCGACACGTTATGCATGGATTTCCCCGTAAAGATATCTGTGGCATCGCGCATCAAGCCACAGATAGACGATCAGGAGCGGAAGAACTCCCTGACACATTTAGCCACATATGCCCGCTCACTATTCTTCAATTCGGGATACACAGGCAGGGCGAGAGAGGTCTTTGCGGTCAGCTCGGCCACGGGAAAATCACCTTCTCTGTATCCGAGGTAGGAGAAACATGGCTGTAAGTGGAGCGGAAGAGGATAATAGACCCCGCATATGATGCCACGTTCTTTGAGGAAGACTTGCAGTTCGTCGCGCTTTGGAGTGCGTATGACGTAGTGATGAAAGATGTGCGACGTATCGGTTGTATCGGTGGCGTTAACCGGGAGCAAAAGCGGCAGTTTCTTGAATTGTTTGCTGTAGTAGGCCGCATTAGCCCTGCGCCTCGTGTTCCATGACTCGAGGTGTGGGAATTTGACCGTGAGGGCGCATGCCTTGATCTCGTCGAGACGGCTGTTGAGCCCAATCATCTCGTGGTAATACTGATCTCCCATGCCGTGGACGCGGAGTTTTCTTACCTTTTCGCCGATGTCTGCCCGCCTGGTGTAGACCACACCCCCCTCACCGATGCCGCCCAGGTTCTTTGTGGGGTAGAAGCTCGAGGCGGCCACATCGCCAAAAGCCCCTGACATGACACCATTCTTTCTGGCACCCAGGGACTGGGCGCAATCCTCGACAAGGGCGAGTCCATGATTTCGAGCAATCTCACCGATCCGCTGCATGTCGCAGACCTGACCGAAGAGATGGACTACGGTGATAGTCTTTGTGCGGGAAGTGATGGCCTTTTCAATGCGGGTTGGGTCTATGTTCATGGTGGCCTCATCGATGTCGACGAATACGGGTGTACCGCCCAGTATTGCGATGGAACTTGCTGTGGAAAAGAATGTATACGGTGTGGTGATGACCTCGTCACCCGCCTTGATATCAAGAGCCATGAGTGCGAGGATGAGAGCATCCGTGCCGTTGGCGCAGGAAATCGCATGCGCCACACCCGCGTAGGTCGAGATCTGTTGTTCCAGTTTGGCGCAGAAAGGTCCGAGAATGAGGCGCTGCTCGTCAAGTATCTGCCTGATGCCGGTCATGATTTCTTTCCTGAGACCCTTGAATTGGGCCTTGAGGTTGATAGGGGGTATGTTCATCATATCCATTTCCTTTCCGGGATTTGATCTGTTCCGATGGAATTTAGGGCTATGTTAGCACATCTGGGCGCAACATCTCAAGGGTTCATTCGGAATAAAAGAGACGGAATCCATCGAAAAATCACCGGGATAAAAAACCTTGGAACCGGCCAGGGCAAGGGGGTGCAAAAAGTCTTGAATTATGCTAAAATCGTTGACAAAGAATCACAATTACGATAAAAGATTGTGAAAGTTTTTTCAAATGAAAGGAGATCCCTTATGAAAGAGGCAGTCATCGTGTCATGTGCAAGAA
The Syntrophorhabdaceae bacterium DNA segment above includes these coding regions:
- a CDS encoding DegT/DnrJ/EryC1/StrS family aminotransferase; translation: MMNIPPINLKAQFKGLRKEIMTGIRQILDEQRLILGPFCAKLEQQISTYAGVAHAISCANGTDALILALMALDIKAGDEVITTPYTFFSTASSIAILGGTPVFVDIDEATMNIDPTRIEKAITSRTKTITVVHLFGQVCDMQRIGEIARNHGLALVEDCAQSLGARKNGVMSGAFGDVAASSFYPTKNLGGIGEGGVVYTRRADIGEKVRKLRVHGMGDQYYHEMIGLNSRLDEIKACALTVKFPHLESWNTRRRANAAYYSKQFKKLPLLLPVNATDTTDTSHIFHHYVIRTPKRDELQVFLKERGIICGVYYPLPLHLQPCFSYLGYREGDFPVAELTAKTSLALPVYPELKNSERAYVAKCVREFFRS